The following proteins come from a genomic window of Alicyclobacillus dauci:
- a CDS encoding phage head completion protein, with translation MGFSERKSAWINEYGDPMTIIRPSGNVSTAARFVKGRQLLAPFDINFVRFMVFPSESDIQVGDLVRNETLGYQLFVTAIEERTLLGGKAGIYTELYTANYPAAEVQRYTPGSVDEYGNQTPATWTTVGTVPMSVEHVNGNVPYKDGLLLADTLYRLTLQTATALQLIPNPDRIIIDGRNFQVSDINVTVAPGLQIVQVKTDNRT, from the coding sequence ATGGGATTCTCGGAGCGTAAATCCGCATGGATCAACGAATACGGAGACCCCATGACCATCATTCGACCGTCAGGCAACGTCAGCACAGCGGCTCGATTCGTGAAAGGTCGGCAGTTACTCGCGCCGTTCGATATCAACTTTGTCCGGTTCATGGTGTTTCCGTCGGAGAGTGATATCCAGGTGGGCGATCTCGTTAGGAACGAGACACTTGGGTATCAGCTATTCGTCACAGCGATTGAGGAACGGACGCTACTCGGCGGCAAAGCGGGGATCTACACCGAACTGTATACGGCGAATTACCCGGCTGCGGAAGTTCAACGTTACACGCCTGGCTCAGTCGACGAGTATGGCAACCAAACGCCTGCTACGTGGACCACAGTTGGTACTGTGCCTATGTCGGTTGAACATGTTAATGGCAATGTCCCGTACAAAGATGGTTTGCTACTCGCCGATACGCTGTACCGATTGACCTTGCAGACGGCTACCGCGCTTCAACTCATCCCGAATCCAGATCGTATCATCATCGATGGCCGGAACTTCCAAGTCAGTGATATCAACGTCACGGTCGCACCTGGACTGCAAATTGTACAGGTGAAGACGGACAATAGGACGTGA
- a CDS encoding restriction endonuclease yields the protein MVIISTLGVGCLIGFVMLWTIFDLSGFANSWIWALVIAFSVFAATTLNLMRIDKRNRKSMSEDMERWSKIKATQRPKARKPEEFEEEVAEIFRRYGYKVSVTPYQGDHGVDIKVITPTEYGIVQCKMYGPMNKVGEPAIRDFYGTMQHEHADVGYIVTTSDFTEQAYTWAKGKKIVLVNGYRLERLREESSHLAT from the coding sequence GTGGTTATCATATCCACGCTCGGCGTTGGATGTCTAATCGGATTCGTGATGCTTTGGACGATATTCGACTTATCAGGTTTCGCCAATTCATGGATATGGGCGTTGGTGATTGCCTTCTCTGTATTTGCGGCGACGACACTAAACCTGATGCGGATCGATAAACGAAACCGAAAGTCGATGTCCGAAGATATGGAACGATGGTCGAAGATTAAAGCAACACAACGACCAAAGGCTCGAAAGCCAGAGGAGTTTGAGGAAGAGGTTGCCGAGATATTCCGGCGGTATGGTTACAAGGTGTCGGTGACTCCATATCAAGGTGATCACGGAGTCGACATCAAGGTAATAACTCCAACTGAGTATGGAATCGTGCAATGCAAGATGTACGGTCCGATGAACAAGGTCGGCGAACCTGCAATACGCGACTTTTACGGAACGATGCAGCATGAACATGCAGATGTTGGGTATATCGTGACGACATCTGATTTTACGGAACAGGCATATACCTGGGCCAAAGGAAAGAAAATCGTACTCGTCAATGGCTATAGATTAGAACGGTTACGAGAAGAATCATCACATCTTGCGACATGA